The sequence TGTATCGCGCGAGTTGGAACGACCTTCCCAGGTGCGCTTCTGTTCGCCAGCCCGCCGTAAAGCGATCGCTAAAGTCCAAAGAGGAAACGCGCGACGGCTCTCCGCGCGAGAAGAAAAACGCCTGTTACTTACTTGAGTCGTTCAACGGCACCGTATCCGAATGCGATTCGTGCGTTTCGTCGAGCACGCTTCTCGAGACGCGTTCATTGTCCTCGGGATAAAGGACCGACACGGTAACGCTGTTGTTCGAGATCTTCGCGTTCGACACCACGATCCGATTCTTCGTTTTACGTTGATCCTTGCCAATTTCGCTTCTCTCGTCGAAATCGCCGGTTGCGAGATCCGTGTAATCGTTCGAGGCCCAGTCCTCATCCTCTCTTTCCGTCTTGATTCGCGAGCTGTCTTAAGATCGAACGTGCACACCGGTTAATATTTATCGTCGCGTGGAAACGACTGTCGCCTATCCTCTCGGAAACAACGGATACTCCGGCGAGAAAGAAAACGAGGTACCGATCACGTCGTCCGAGGAATTCGACTTCCAGAACGAACGAACGCTGTCCTCGCAGGTTTCGATGGTTCGGCATCTGGATCGGATCGGGGAGCTCCCGGGACGATCGGTTATCGGCGCAGGAATTTCCGGAAATTTCGGCGTAGACCGATGTTCCACTTTGATCCGGTGTCGATTCCATTCAGGGGACTCGCTCGTCGCCGACGACGAATTCCCGCACTTCTTGCTGTCCTGCGGAACGATGGATTGGGGAAGTGAATCGAAACGGGAGAACACGAGACGCGGAGACGACTGTTCGCGTTGTAAATACCTTTCCCATTGCCTTGGCCTTTTTGCAATGGTACTTGTAGTTCTGCCAGTACTTCTTGAGCTGCGCGGAGGTCTTCCGCGTGAAGCCCATCTGTTTGAATTCGTTCTCGATGGTCGCCCAAATCTTCCTACGGGCCAGCGTCGAGGTGCTCTTGTCCAGCAACGGGGCGTATTGTTTCATTAAGGACAATAAATGAACCCGTTCCTCCTTATCGAATTGATTCTTCTTTCTGTCGGTCTCCGGCAAATTACGCCGCATTCTCGGGGAATTCTATCGGAAACCGATGCGAAGTCCGACGATGAGTGCAGGTCGTATATCGATTCCGCTCGCCGGCGATCTCAGGCTTTCCCGCTGACTCGGCTGAGCTGGCGAAGCTCCGTTTCGATTGGAAAGCTGCGAAAACCGAGGCTTAAGACCGTCACGATCGCTTCGAGTCACACAGTCCGTCTTGACGGAAGCACGGCTGCTTTTGTTTCAACAAAACAGGCCGGCGAGAGCGATTCGCTCTTCTTTTCCTTCGCGTCACGATCGAGCCTCAGTAGCTTTGCCCGACTTTTCTACGTGCGTCGTAAAAACAGTGGACGCTCGATTCGTACCTCCCGATGATCTCTGGCCCCAAACGCGTGGCGTGGTTCACACCACTGAATCCTCCGGCGTCGATTCCAATTTCGATTCCGAGGAGATCGCCGTTCGAAGAGATATTctaaaattccattttcctGGAAAGAGAGCGTCGCGTTCGCACTTCTTTCATTTGCATCAAATCGAACCGCGTAATTTGTAAACGGACAGCTCGAAACGGATGGCCCATTCCTCACGAGAAGAGCAGCGTCGTTATTCCGTATTTGTACACAGCCTCCGCTGCGGCTGTGAATTACCCGTAATTATATACACTCGAACCTCTCAACTTTCTACCGTTCAAATTTCGCCGCATCTCGTTTGCGATCGTTGCCTCGATGTGTCGTCGGTTGCGCAATGTTTACTCGCGGCACGAGCGGCGACCAGCCAGTTCGCGTAATCCACGCGTGTCTCTCATCATGGAACCTCGGAAAAATCACGGTTCTTCATCTTCATCGACAgaaaagaatcttcgttcgtgTCGCGACTGCAAACCTCTGACGTCATCTCGCGAGTTTCTTAATCGCGTAAACTCTCGCAGAAATCTATCTCGCTCCCGTGACCGCATTGGGAGAACCAGTCGAATGGTCTAGAAAACCGCGAACGGCCGCTGAAAATATGGAAACACGATTTCGTTATACGAACGTCGGATCTGCGAATCCGAGCGAACCGGACGCGATCGGGACCGAgccaattaaaattgattaacgcCTCGTATTCGTTCATTCCAATGTACGCTCGTTAATTTCCCGCGGGACAACGTTATCGTTTGCCTTCGTTATCGCCGCGTTCGACGCGGAGCGGCGGCCTGAACGCCGTCTCGCGGCGAACAGCGTTTCCGGTTCTCCTCGCGAGAACGATCACGCGTCGGTCGCGAACTCTGGATCGGCGATCGCGTGTACACGTGTAAAGTGCTCGCTTACATGGCCGTGTGTCGCAGCTCCGCTGTCCCGATAGCTACCTAACGCAGACGGCCACGCGCAGACTCCTCTTTAATTGATAATTCCGAGTTTCTAGGTGGAGGCGTAGATCCCGCCTCTGGCGCACCGCCGGCAGCCGGTTAACCCATTAAGGAACTGCAACCAAGAGCATCCGATGATTAATGGATTATCTCGGGGCGGTTACACGCGGCTTTCTCGCGGATCCTTCGAACTCCAACGAGCAACCGTTACGCGCGAACATGCTTCTCATCGAACCGCTAACATGCTCGCATTCCGGA comes from Nomia melanderi isolate GNS246 chromosome 7, iyNomMela1, whole genome shotgun sequence and encodes:
- the LOC143174694 gene encoding uncharacterized protein LOC143174694, with translation MRRNLPETDRKKNQFDKEERVHLLSLMKQYAPLLDKSTSTLARRKIWATIENEFKQMGFTRKTSAQLKKYWQNYKYHCKKAKAMGKDSKKCGNSSSATSESPEWNRHRIKVEHRSTPKFPEIPAPITDRPGSSPIRSRCRTIETCEDSVRSFWKSNSSDDVIDSSRIKTEREDEDWASNDYTDLATGDFDERSEIGKDQRKTKNRIVVSNAKISNNSVTVSVLYPEDNERVSRSVLDETHESHSDTVPLNDSTSYGERRSLERTEKDSPCGKHPDEFLKGNPPASVENRGKNAADVPRKHSDAKHDALGSRKSYVFLTDYRNQLKHKLLLQQLETEEKRLKVKIAEMGIQELQLRIKALREDMRRTEELHRLNFTRRRRRRLVM